The following coding sequences are from one Pseudonocardia sp. HH130630-07 window:
- a CDS encoding iron-siderophore ABC transporter substrate-binding protein → MPRRTLPLLAALAAALALVAGCGTAAGPAPGDAGAAPAADGAFPVTIPTAFGDVTVPEQPQRVVALGWSDAETALALGVEPVGAADWLAVGGDGLGPWVPQTYRTPPTILGTLEVDLEAVAALEPDLVLDTRASGDRDRYDRLAQLGVPVVGIPAGGENYLTDWRDQLRSVGAALGRGAEAARLQSELEQRFAGAREANPQLQGATVVSGARNTLGEYAAYADGSGRMEFLTELGMTLSPTVAALPAEGFSTPISRERMNLFDADVTVMQPIGKDATEIENDPLWKAVPSVADGRGVLLSDRDVSQAFSAASVQGWTFALERTVPRLADAAAKAP, encoded by the coding sequence GTGCCTCGTCGGACGCTGCCCCTGCTCGCCGCCCTCGCCGCGGCGCTCGCCCTCGTCGCCGGATGCGGCACGGCCGCCGGTCCCGCCCCCGGTGACGCCGGTGCGGCCCCCGCCGCGGACGGTGCCTTCCCGGTGACGATCCCGACCGCGTTCGGCGACGTCACCGTCCCGGAACAGCCGCAGCGGGTCGTCGCGCTGGGCTGGAGCGACGCCGAGACCGCGCTCGCGCTCGGCGTCGAGCCGGTCGGCGCGGCGGACTGGCTGGCGGTCGGCGGCGACGGGCTGGGCCCGTGGGTGCCGCAGACCTACCGCACCCCGCCGACGATCCTCGGCACCCTGGAGGTCGATCTGGAGGCGGTCGCCGCGCTGGAGCCCGATCTCGTCCTCGACACCCGGGCCAGCGGTGACCGGGACCGCTACGACCGGCTCGCCCAGCTCGGGGTGCCGGTCGTGGGCATCCCGGCCGGCGGGGAGAACTACCTGACCGACTGGCGCGACCAGCTCCGCTCGGTCGGGGCGGCGCTCGGCCGCGGCGCCGAGGCGGCCCGGCTGCAGTCCGAGCTGGAGCAGCGCTTCGCCGGTGCCCGGGAGGCCAACCCGCAGCTGCAGGGTGCGACCGTCGTCTCGGGGGCCCGCAACACGCTCGGCGAGTACGCGGCCTACGCCGACGGCTCCGGCCGGATGGAGTTCCTGACCGAGCTGGGGATGACCCTGAGCCCCACGGTCGCCGCGCTGCCCGCCGAAGGCTTCTCGACGCCGATCTCGCGGGAGCGGATGAACCTGTTCGACGCCGACGTCACCGTCATGCAGCCGATCGGCAAGGACGCGACCGAGATCGAGAACGACCCGCTGTGGAAGGCGGTCCCGTCGGTGGCCGACGGCCGCGGGGTGCTGCTGTCGGACCGGGACGTCTCGCAGGCGTTCTCCGCGGCATCGGTGCAGGGCTGGACGTTCGCGCTGGAGCGGACCGTCCCGCGGCTCGCGGACGCGGCGGCGAAGGCCCCGTGA
- a CDS encoding LCP family protein, protein MDDRPHDGPPPGREPRRGARRRDDRPQLRDDPPARPGEARRAADDRQPRAGRSRGADEGRAPSPPSGRAPGDRRRAAHPPPGSGPERRPVPPPSGPGGPAPAGRPGSAPGPDGPGPESADEPWLRRRERDAAAEAERAAAWSASRGAHAPLGAGRGGHTDSRPTDIRSLGAARGIGETVRTTGRPDTAAERRRHRAAEPGAPPEERGRAARLSGELPVVPRRSAGTAAPATGGPGAPPDRRGGPGRAPAPADGLAARPGRSALPDVPSGRPGPGAPADRPARPGAPADVPSRPGPADGPARPNSGTPADGPARPGSGAPSSGRPGRPSGGRPARSGADDPARPGAAGPPDPRSPWTAAPVAPGDTPPPRPAGAPQDQPPGPGGRSRSGRPDAAPGRPDRPGRGDGRPDAARRGPGPAGPARPGGRPPARPPRDTPVAAAAAAATTVSPAGDGPAADGRKKPGPPQSARRRVTDTARATLGAALGLTAASTVLPGSGHLALRRRRTGGLILGTLVAIVVAVAVLALVVRRSTLLQNLLSTTTLTVLAGALVVGGIGWIAQVARTYALARPRGLPLGQKIVGTGTAALLCLAVAVPFGYGVELLNSQRGLLNSLFQGGGGTSAADALGKPRLNVLLLGSDAGEDRSGTRTDTMMLASIDTRSGRTTLFSLPRNIQRAEFPPGTPAAEEFPDGFHDSSQPLSGDYLLNGVFAYGEQHPDIAPSTPTQEPGLNLLQSTISYMTGLPIDYYLEVNMAGFSSMIDAVGGVTVNVGADPIPVGGVTAFGRHTTPDRYIQPGVQTLNGEDALWFARSRRDGTDYQRMGRQRCLIQAVVSETSATELVGRFQSIAAVARENVATDMPQQVLPALAVLADEGFRLESVAFDPSLPDPNSDTGFFVTADPDAEYMREVVQDAIADPPPAPDPALAAPAPPTSQAPPSSETPESATPSATAAPEPASAAPQSVAESCAETGAADVPSPEEQGAAEGAAGTGGTTNNGLGPAEGLRPDEY, encoded by the coding sequence GTGGACGACCGACCGCACGACGGCCCCCCACCGGGTCGTGAACCCCGGCGCGGCGCCCGTCGGCGCGACGACCGGCCGCAGCTGCGTGACGACCCTCCGGCCCGCCCCGGCGAAGCCCGCCGTGCCGCCGACGACCGGCAGCCCCGTGCCGGCCGGTCCCGCGGCGCCGACGAGGGCCGGGCACCGTCGCCGCCGTCCGGGCGGGCGCCGGGCGACCGCCGCCGGGCGGCGCACCCCCCGCCCGGGTCCGGGCCCGAGCGGCGACCGGTTCCACCGCCGTCCGGGCCCGGTGGTCCGGCCCCCGCCGGCCGGCCGGGCAGTGCCCCCGGGCCCGACGGCCCGGGTCCCGAGTCCGCGGACGAGCCCTGGCTGCGCCGGCGTGAACGCGACGCCGCGGCGGAGGCCGAGCGGGCCGCGGCCTGGTCGGCGTCGCGCGGGGCGCACGCCCCGCTCGGTGCCGGCCGCGGCGGGCACACCGACAGCCGCCCCACCGACATCCGCTCGCTCGGTGCCGCCCGGGGCATCGGGGAGACGGTGCGCACGACGGGCCGTCCGGACACCGCGGCCGAACGCCGCAGGCACCGCGCCGCCGAGCCCGGCGCACCACCCGAGGAACGCGGCCGCGCCGCCCGGCTGAGCGGCGAGCTGCCGGTCGTCCCGCGCCGCTCGGCCGGCACCGCCGCACCGGCGACCGGTGGTCCGGGCGCACCGCCGGACCGGCGGGGTGGCCCGGGCCGTGCGCCCGCCCCCGCCGACGGGCTGGCCGCCCGCCCGGGCCGGTCCGCGCTCCCGGACGTACCGTCCGGCCGCCCCGGGCCCGGCGCCCCCGCCGACCGCCCGGCCCGCCCGGGCGCACCCGCGGACGTGCCGAGCCGCCCCGGGCCCGCCGACGGCCCCGCCCGGCCCAATTCCGGCACACCCGCCGACGGCCCGGCCCGGCCCGGTTCCGGCGCGCCGTCGTCCGGGCGGCCCGGCCGTCCGTCCGGCGGCCGTCCGGCGCGGTCCGGTGCCGACGACCCGGCCCGGCCCGGTGCCGCCGGCCCGCCGGATCCGCGGTCCCCGTGGACGGCGGCACCGGTCGCCCCGGGCGACACCCCGCCGCCCCGGCCCGCCGGCGCACCGCAGGACCAGCCCCCGGGACCCGGCGGACGGTCCCGGTCCGGCCGTCCCGACGCGGCGCCCGGGCGCCCGGACCGGCCCGGCCGCGGTGACGGCCGTCCCGACGCCGCGCGGCGCGGCCCCGGGCCGGCCGGTCCGGCCCGCCCCGGTGGCCGCCCGCCCGCCCGGCCGCCCCGTGACACCCCGGTGGCGGCCGCCGCGGCCGCGGCGACGACGGTGTCCCCGGCCGGCGACGGCCCCGCCGCGGACGGGCGGAAGAAGCCGGGGCCCCCCCAGTCCGCCCGCAGGCGGGTGACCGACACCGCACGCGCCACCCTCGGCGCGGCGCTCGGTCTCACCGCGGCCTCCACCGTGCTCCCCGGCAGCGGGCACCTGGCCCTGCGCCGGCGGCGCACCGGCGGGCTGATCCTCGGCACCCTGGTCGCGATCGTCGTCGCGGTCGCGGTGCTGGCCCTGGTCGTACGCCGGTCGACGCTGCTGCAGAACCTCCTGTCCACGACCACGCTGACGGTGCTCGCCGGCGCGCTGGTCGTGGGCGGCATCGGCTGGATCGCGCAGGTCGCCCGCACCTACGCACTCGCCAGGCCACGCGGCCTGCCGCTGGGCCAGAAGATCGTCGGCACCGGGACGGCGGCATTGCTGTGCCTGGCGGTCGCCGTGCCGTTCGGGTACGGCGTCGAGCTGCTCAACTCCCAGCGCGGCCTGCTGAACTCGCTGTTCCAGGGCGGCGGCGGGACCTCGGCGGCGGACGCGCTCGGCAAGCCGCGGCTGAACGTGCTGCTGCTGGGCAGCGACGCCGGCGAGGACCGCTCCGGCACCCGGACCGACACCATGATGCTCGCCAGTATCGACACCCGGTCCGGGCGGACCACCCTGTTCAGCCTGCCGCGCAACATCCAGCGCGCGGAGTTCCCGCCCGGTACCCCGGCCGCCGAGGAGTTCCCGGACGGCTTCCACGACTCGTCCCAGCCGCTGTCCGGGGACTACCTGCTCAACGGCGTCTTCGCCTACGGCGAGCAGCATCCGGACATCGCCCCGTCCACCCCGACGCAGGAACCGGGCCTGAACCTGCTGCAGTCCACGATCTCGTACATGACCGGCCTGCCGATCGACTACTACCTCGAGGTCAACATGGCCGGGTTCTCGTCGATGATCGACGCGGTCGGCGGGGTCACGGTCAACGTCGGCGCCGACCCGATCCCGGTCGGCGGTGTCACCGCGTTCGGCAGGCACACGACCCCGGACCGCTACATCCAGCCCGGGGTCCAGACCCTGAACGGCGAGGACGCGCTGTGGTTCGCCCGGTCCCGCCGGGACGGCACCGACTACCAGCGGATGGGCCGGCAGCGCTGCCTGATCCAGGCCGTCGTCTCCGAGACCAGCGCGACCGAGCTGGTCGGGCGGTTCCAGAGCATCGCCGCGGTGGCCAGGGAGAACGTCGCGACGGACATGCCGCAGCAGGTGCTGCCTGCGCTCGCCGTGCTCGCCGACGAGGGCTTCCGGCTGGAGAGCGTCGCGTTCGACCCGTCGCTGCCGGACCCGAACTCCGACACCGGCTTCTTCGTCACCGCCGACCCGGACGCCGAGTACATGCGCGAGGTCGTCCAGGACGCCATCGCCGACCCGCCGCCCGCGCCGGACCCCGCGCTCGCGGCCCCGGCGCCCCCGACCTCGCAGGCCCCGCCGTCGTCGGAGACCCCGGAGTCGGCCACCCCGTCGGCGACCGCGGCCCCGGAGCCCGCCTCGGCGGCACCGCAGTCGGTCGCCGAGTCCTGCGCCGAGACCGGCGCCGCGGACGTCCCGTCGCCGGAGGAGCAGGGCGCCGCGGAGGGTGCGGCCGGGACCGGCGGGACGACGAACAACGGCCTCGGCCCGGCCGAGGGCCTGCGCCCCGACGAGTACTGA